Below is a window of Deltaproteobacteria bacterium HGW-Deltaproteobacteria-6 DNA.
CGCCGAGATCCGGCGACTCGATGAGGATTACGCCGCAGAGATTGAACGCTTCCGTAAAAAGATCGAAGCCGAAACCCAGGCTCGCATTGATCAGGAGCTTTCCCGCCTGGAAAACAAAGCCATTCTGGAAAGAAAAAAACTGAACCTGACGAGTGTGGAACAATTTATCAACTGCACGGTGGAAGAGGTGATGAAGGGGATCAGAAATAACCCGCGCTACAGGCAATTTCTGGTGAATGCGGCTTGCAGCGCCGCTCTTCAAATATCCGGCGGTGTGGAAGTGCGGCTGAAGCGGGAAGACCTTGTTCTGGGTGAGGAGATTACGGCGGCCATCCGGAAGGCACGCGGCAGTCAGCCCGTTGTCATCAACGCGGATGCCTCGATCGGATGGGGCGGATGTCTTGTTCTGGATGAGGCCCAGGGCCGCATCTTCAACCATACGCTGGAGAGAATATCCTACCGGAAAGCATTGCTGATCCGCCAGAAGGCCGTAAAAGTTATGACCGATCATACCGGAGATGATAAAAAGTAGAATTTTCCCGGGGCGGAATCCTAAGGAGTGACTGTGGACGAAACATTGACAGGTAAAGTGATTGCGGTAAACGGCCCGATTGTCAAGGCGGTCGGACTGTCCGGGATAAGAATGTTCGATATCGCCGAAGTGGGGCCCGACCGGCTCATCGGTGAAGTGATCCGGCTTGCTGAAGATGTTGCCATCATTCAGGTATATGAAGACAACACGGGGCTGAAGCCGGGCGACGAAGTGCTTTCCTACGGCCGGCCGCTTTCCGTTCTTCTGGGACCGGGACTGATTGCCAGCATCTATGACGGCATTCAGCGGCCTCTGGTCGGTATCTCCGAGATGTGCGGAAGTTATATCCGGAAGGGGATAAAACTCTCTCCTCTGGATACGGCGAAGAAGTGGGATTTTAAACCGCTGATGGAATCCGGAGCGGAGGTCAGGGAGGGAAGTGTTGTCGGCGAAATTCAGGAGAGCCCGCTGGTTCTGCACCGGGTGCTTGTTCCTCCCGGTATTTCCGGCAAACTGACCCGCATCGCCCCGGCCGGCGCCTACACGATCGAGGATGATATCTACGTGGTGGACACGGGGAAAATTATCTTTAACGGTAAGCTTGCCGCTTACTGGCCGGTTCGCAAACCGCGCCCCAATAAAAGCAGAAAGAAGCCTTCCCTTCCCCTGATTACGGGGCAGAGAGTTATCGATACCTTTTTCCCCATTGCCCGCGGGGGCACGGCGGCCATCCCCGGCGGATTTGGAACGGGGAAGACCATGACGCAGCATGCGTTGGCGAAGTGGTGTAATGCCGATATCATCATCTACATCGGCTGCGGGGAGCGCGGCAATGAGATGACGGACGTTCTGACGGACTTTCCGAAACTGGTTGATGAAAGAAACGGCAGGCCGCTGATCGAACGCACGGTCATGATTGCCAACACCTCCAACATGCCGGTGCCCGCGCGTGAGGTCAGTATCTACACCGGCGTGACCATCGCGGAATATTACCGTGACATGGGATAC
It encodes the following:
- a CDS encoding V-type ATP synthase subunit A; translation: MDETLTGKVIAVNGPIVKAVGLSGIRMFDIAEVGPDRLIGEVIRLAEDVAIIQVYEDNTGLKPGDEVLSYGRPLSVLLGPGLIASIYDGIQRPLVGISEMCGSYIRKGIKLSPLDTAKKWDFKPLMESGAEVREGSVVGEIQESPLVLHRVLVPPGISGKLTRIAPAGAYTIEDDIYVVDTGKIIFNGKLAAYWPVRKPRPNKSRKKPSLPLITGQRVIDTFFPIARGGTAAIPGGFGTGKTMTQHALAKWCNADIIIYIGCGERGNEMTDVLTDFPKLVDERNGRPLIERTVMIANTSNMPVPAREVSIYTGVTIAEYYRDMGYSVAVMADSTSRWAEALRELASRLGDMPAEEGFPPYLATRLAEFYERAGLVETLSGKEGDITIIGAVSPPGGDFSEPVTQHTSRFVRCFWALDKTLADARHYPSISWIDSYTEYLSDIEDWWKTLDPEWLTTRNEVMNILLEDHRLEQVVKLVGSDALPPAEQYILFCAEAVKNAFLQQNSFDPQDKFCSPAKQIKILACLLSLYKKGLEQVHAGITVKDIAALDVVARIVRLKSEISNQDIGKIDEYQRMLEQKLASLKAPSGGV